A DNA window from Drosophila pseudoobscura strain MV-25-SWS-2005 unplaced genomic scaffold, UCI_Dpse_MV25 Unplacedtig00000102, whole genome shotgun sequence contains the following coding sequences:
- the LOC26533359 gene encoding uncharacterized protein isoform X2 has protein sequence MPWRWIRPPAKDDGDGITRAAQVRPPKCNGCLLAEMCPISTQRSRISGCQDGSVSGVAAGVGPNVSCGGCGAGATVAAAIVGGFSDVTGTAGVAVTAWDWMSECLAAGSLAGLAFRLHFLPGAVVGKLLLLLLSLLLFALRLL, from the exons ATGCCATGGCGCTGGATCCGGCCACCAGCTaaggacgatggcgatggcataACTCGAGcggcacaggtccggccgcccaagtgtaatggatgtttgt TGGCAGAGATGTGTCCAATCAGTACACAGCGTTCCAGGATATCTGGTTGTCAAGATG GATCCGTCTCTGGAGTGGCGGCTGGCGTTGGCCCTAACGTTTCttgtggtggctgtggagctggggcaactgttgctgctgccattgttgGTGGATTTTCGGATGTTACTGGAACTGCTGGAGTTGCCGTCACTGCCTGGGATTGGATGAGCGAG TGCCTGGCTGCAGGATCCCTCGCAGGATTGGCGTTTCGGCTTCATTTTCTGCCGGGAGCGGTTGTtggcaagctgctgctgctgctgctgtcgctgttgttgttcgcgctgcggctgctgtag
- the LOC26533359 gene encoding uncharacterized protein isoform X1, translating to MPWRWIRPPAKDDGDGITRAAQVRPPKCNGCLLAEMCPISTQRSRISGCQDGTSCCGRSVSGVAAGVGPNVSCGGCGAGATVAAAIVGGFSDVTGTAGVAVTAWDWMSECLAAGSLAGLAFRLHFLPGAVVGKLLLLLLSLLLFALRLL from the exons ATGCCATGGCGCTGGATCCGGCCACCAGCTaaggacgatggcgatggcataACTCGAGcggcacaggtccggccgcccaagtgtaatggatgtttgt TGGCAGAGATGTGTCCAATCAGTACACAGCGTTCCAGGATATCTGGTTGTCAAGATGGTACCTCATGTTGCGGGC GATCCGTCTCTGGAGTGGCGGCTGGCGTTGGCCCTAACGTTTCttgtggtggctgtggagctggggcaactgttgctgctgccattgttgGTGGATTTTCGGATGTTACTGGAACTGCTGGAGTTGCCGTCACTGCCTGGGATTGGATGAGCGAG TGCCTGGCTGCAGGATCCCTCGCAGGATTGGCGTTTCGGCTTCATTTTCTGCCGGGAGCGGTTGTtggcaagctgctgctgctgctgctgtcgctgttgttgttcgcgctgcggctgctgtag
- the LOC26533359 gene encoding uncharacterized protein isoform X3 — protein sequence MAGVAEMCPISTQRSRISGCQDGSVSGVAAGVGPNVSCGGCGAGATVAAAIVGGFSDVTGTAGVAVTAWDWMSECLAAGSLAGLAFRLHFLPGAVVGKLLLLLLSLLLFALRLL from the exons aTGGCTGGCG TGGCAGAGATGTGTCCAATCAGTACACAGCGTTCCAGGATATCTGGTTGTCAAGATG GATCCGTCTCTGGAGTGGCGGCTGGCGTTGGCCCTAACGTTTCttgtggtggctgtggagctggggcaactgttgctgctgccattgttgGTGGATTTTCGGATGTTACTGGAACTGCTGGAGTTGCCGTCACTGCCTGGGATTGGATGAGCGAG TGCCTGGCTGCAGGATCCCTCGCAGGATTGGCGTTTCGGCTTCATTTTCTGCCGGGAGCGGTTGTtggcaagctgctgctgctgctgctgtcgctgttgttgttcgcgctgcggctgctgtag